Proteins encoded in a region of the Vicia villosa cultivar HV-30 ecotype Madison, WI linkage group LG5, Vvil1.0, whole genome shotgun sequence genome:
- the LOC131607091 gene encoding uncharacterized protein LOC131607091, with the protein MIVFLAPLSLISRKDVYLNHYITVGNLCASVEEWTVGRTELTSLMDVERRYVWRQSMESSTGSISSLSAGLGPSEYVSGCSKTSLIVVLTLIHHLFAAHGFTYCIRAEESAEECFANGMDSFLSKPLCA; encoded by the exons ATGATCGTCTTCCTTGCCCCTCTTTCCCTCATTTCCCGCAAAGATGTCTATCTCAATCACTACATCACC GTTGGAAATTTATGTGCTTCAGTAGAAGAGTGGACAGTTGGTAGAACCGAACTCACCTCACTCATGGATGTGGAGAGGAGATATG TTTGGCGGCAATCAATGGAAAGTTCGACTGGATCAATATCATCACTATCTGCTGGATTGGGACCTAGCGAATATGTGAGCGGATGCAGTAAAACTTCTTTGATAGTGGTTTTGACTCTCATTCATCACTTATTTGCTGCTCATGGTTTCACTTATTGCATAAGAGCAGAAG AGAGTGCAGAAGAATGTTTTGCTAATGGTATGGACTCATTTCTATCAAAACCTTTGTGTGCATGA